AAGGTCCCGGCagctcctcctcttctttcccTCCACCCCCGAGCCAAAGTACACTGGTGCACAAGTATTCGAGGCGATATAGTTTTTCGGGGCCATTtgctcttatatatattctccTACGCAAACAAACCTTGTCTTCTTATTTCTCCGCCAGCGCACGGTTCCTTATTAgtttatcttcttctccttcgccagagaaagaaaaaaaaagaataatattcaAGAGCGAACGTCACCAGAAAGTGCAACAATGCACATGTCTACAGTATATAAAGTATAGTATATGTATGTGTGCAGTCTGTACGGTGACTGAAAGGCATCAATATTCATCGATGtccaatagaaaaaaaagattcatcACGACATGGACGACGAACCGGTGATCCATCAACTCGGCCATCTGTGTGTACACGTAAAATGTATGCAGTGTGATAGAGTTCTACCCCCGTGAGTCGTGGAATAAAAAGTGTGcccacaaaaagaaaaaggggggggggggtctaaATCATCCAATTCCAGAGGACTAAATCCCCTCTTTTGAGCTGGATATAAAAGCGCGCTAAATCGCAAATTCGAAGGCTACATTTGAATCAGCACATCTCTTTAATTATTTGGACACGGCGGCGACACTCTCATCAGCCTGTTGGTTGAGCGCTTTCAGGTAGATGAGTCCGATTTGGTTGAACGAGATTGATTTGGGATTTCATCGTCAGTCGAGTTGTTAAAAGGAAGCAGCAATAATCTACATCAACTTTTGATTGTCGGAAGTTGTTCCAAATAACAATTTGGGGGACCAAATGGGGCATTAGTTTACAGTATAGGGAGACGAGAAATCCGCTACACATATTTTTATGTAGGCTTACACAATCTATTTATACAAATATCTGGACAAATATGTATACTACAGATGCGGATCTGTTTTTATACTTATTGGATCAGAAGTATCTATCCGACAATCTATATTGAATCGGATGTGTTTGATATTGAATTATTAAACAATAAGCTGTATTTCCGCTGGTGCTTTGCGCATAGCTTCGATATCGAAACTTTTCTTGTTCGCTATACTTCAACACGCTTCAACATATATATAACCAAGAAAATAAGTTTGGACTCGATCGCCGTTTGCGAGAAATACCGGAGAAATTCGGGGAAAATTTGACTTTGCATGGTTCTTTTACCCGAAGCATAATGTCAATTCACGAGCCATGGATACAATGTCCGATTCAGTTGTAAATTCAGCTGTATATCCATCAACCACCGAATATCAACGGTGTAATTGAGTACGCGGTCTCCGCTATGAACCTATTTGATCGATCGATATCTATTTCGTTGGGAGCAATATCGTCGCCTCAAAGGCTCAAGTACATATAGCACAAGATCTATAGCTTAAAGTCTGTCATATCCTATTTTATAGTACTATGTTGCATGTTCAAgcaaattgagaaaaaaaaggtaattagTCTAGGTCTAGTCAAGGGATGCTAACAAAATAGCCTATTAAAAACAacggtaaaaagaaaaactctgcGTTCGCTCAATAAGATATAGGCCTAATGGTCGCCCGCTTGCCCGCTTGTCTTTGATTAAAGTCGAGTGAATAACGGCCTCGCACTGACAACATCAATTAATCATTTCAGATTCAAACATTTTGAGAATTCCACTTTGTTTCGATTGATTCAAGACTCGACAGAATCCTGCGAAAAATATCAGAAAACATCTcgattaaaaaatgagaaaaacaataagatCTTATAGCGAAGGCcggaaaaatctaaaaaaaaaactatattttttcacgtttttctCGTATTCTGATTAAATTCCTGTGTTTGTTATTCCAGAAAATGCCTGCATGAtgcatttttgatttttctcaataattttttctaagaatattctgaatttttttccccatctcgAACAGAATATCTGCACtatattttaaagttaaagtAGAACCCTAGCAAGACACGCTAAAAATTTACGATTTGAAACTAAGTAAATATACTTAGTATTACTAAAACTATTAAGGTGTTACTGCACGATTATTGAACATCACAGAATATCTTCGTTCATTTAGACCGCAAATTTCGCCAAATCTTCGGAAATATCCTTGACGCGAAGGCTCCATCCATTTTTtggcaaattaaaattagaagCACGTACAGACGTAGGGTCTTCACAATAAATGCTGTTTTCTGAAGaatttatgaagaaaaaaaagcgacatGAAATAATGATCACAATCGAAGCTTGTCGTTCCTTTATTTCGTTTaatataaaatcaattttgtccgAAGAATGTTTCGGAGTGGGTGTCGAAACCTCACAAAGCCTTTACTTTAGGAGGCAGACGGAATAAATGTCCCATTTATCACGATACAAATTTTAAACCGAGAAGGCTTTTAGTTGAAAGGACTTTGGCATTTGCATTCATTTATGTGTTTGCGTCACTGACTCTCACCGCCTTGCAGATTAGCAGTCGGATTAATACAATCCCGTTCCAACTTCTGCTCATGGACTAGCCTACTTGTTAAAATACTGGTAGTGTGTTAGGGTTGAATCTGGTTGAATCATAAGgagatgaaatattttgaaaatgtaataaaCACGAAATTTATAATAGAATGAACTTTATgctttgtaaaaagaaaaaaaatgaaagaataaaaaggactCAATAAATCAGTGGTGGGGCGAATGAGGAATAGTGCCATAACACGACTGCTGTGACAAACTAGCGTAGGCACCAGTGTATAATTATGCCTGTGACGGGAATTGAGTGGTTCATTTCGTCTTGACAAGGAAAATTCACGCAACACGAGACAATCCGTTACAAATGACATCTGTGCTCTATTTTCAAGAAGCAGGGTATCAAGCAGAATAAGGAGTAGGCTAGTTAGATGTTTGATTAGAATAATTAAGAACTTTCTGGTTCTCTTTCACGTTCCACATTCCTAAtatgatttatttatatggGGTTTTCTTACATCTCCAGTCAAAGTTTTGACATTTCAACGAGTTCGTTGTATTTAGGTGCGTGTCGCCATCAAACGGCTATACCTGACCTTTGGACCACTCGAAGTTATCCTAAGGCGCttgaaaatatattataaaatatatatatggtGGGCAAAACTATATCCTGACACTTTGTGGTGAGCACCGACGGTGAGAGCCGATATAAATTGCCGTGTTGTATTTTGCGATGATATAAAAGCTGCCAACAGACTCCCACAATCTTTCGTAGAGTAACGGAAATCGTTGCCGTGTGCCGACCAAACCCCCACGCAGAGGAAGTATTGGTCAAACGTGGCAGAAGATAAATTATGGCAAACTTCAAATGTCAAGCTCCAAGTTTGGACattctcaatatttttcactcttttttcagcatttatttttgttactgTTGCTAGGCATTTATAGTCATGTAAATTGTAAGGCATTGCTTTCCCACTTGTCCAGTTTAGTAGAACACCGTATAGTCTCTGAGGACGAGACTCGCAGACAAACTGTTAAAATTATATCAGCACGCCTTTCTGGTTATAATGATTATGAGATTGAATTTCACAGGGTAACACTAAGTGCATCACACCTGATTCGACACGCCGTCCACGTGAGAAGTGAGTGAACAGGCGTAGCCTATAGCTGGTGTTATATAGATTTCTTGAAGAAAAACACTTTGCGTCCttggccttttttaaaaaactactCTTTCGTGGTTCAATATTCAAGCTACACGCCTTATTGCGCAGTTCTTTGAAGTAAcataacattttgtttgtcaaaaacaaaagcatacctaaacttaaaaaaaatataagaactaatttcttattatttcgtCGATGAATGTGGGACAATgacaaaaaactttattgaTCGTCGACAGTCTCAGTATAAAGCTGTGTTAATATTAGTATTTTATCGGTCTGTAGTTAAGACAGTAGATATTATAGGCTAATCGACTATCGTACGAATACTGTAGATCTGAGAATTCTGAAGGCTGTAATATAATTTTGGCATTTTTATGTCTGACGGCTAGTAAATACGTAATTCTCGGAATGAATTACTCTTCTGATCTTCTTCATAATTtgataacaaatattttactaTTGGCTGGCTCTTATGGGAATTTTCGACTAGAATGCTAGATGCGTAAGTATTTAATCAGTTTAGAGCCTTTGTGTTTCTTGAGCACTGCAAGGGCTCCCAGACCCAGAATGGGTCGACTAATACGTATAATAATACGTACTAAACAAGCGCTTTAACAGTTCGACACTAAAAGCGGGAAATTCGGTTCATCTTTTACGTTCAAACTGTGCATATATAAATTTGCATGCCAAACCGTCCTACGTTCCAGATAACCTTCTCAGATATTTGTGGGCTATACTTTATATACAAGAGCCCTTTTGCTTTGCATTTTCGAGTATTAACAGCAGTATTATACAATATAAAGCAAGATCAGATCGACCCGTCGGAAACGTTACTACCCAGCGTATAGGTACAGCGTTACTATACTATAACTGCATTTGACAGATGGCGTGGTGAAGGTTGTGCTTCATAACCAAACCAGTCGATCCGGATGATcgggctgctggctggctctTGTAAAGAGGGACATTGAGCATTGAGAGTTGTTTCTACTTTATACACATCGAGATTTGTTGCTGGGTTATTTTCTACTTTGTATTGATCTGCgtgtatatttttgtttagttccCGTGACTGCTGGGATCTGGCGGGGTGATGATGGATTGAATCCCGACGGCAGTTCGCCagccgcccagcagcagcagcagcagcagccatggTCATCGGCTAATGCGATGCAGCTCCCGACACAACTACTCGGACCAATGCTGCAGAGTGAATGGAACGTTGACAGCAGCGTGCAGACTGTCAAACGGATGAAGCGGCGCCACGAGCCACGAATCGTAGATCTTCCTTTGCTGACCGCCGGAAAGGTTGCGGCGGAGGTCAGCGGAGTTGACCCTATCGCCCAAGTCGTTCCCTCATCTTCACTGGCCATCAGCAAACCTTATTTCGAAGCCACTTGGCCGACCAACGTCTCTGTCGTTCTCGGACAGCCGGCCGTACTCAAGTGTCGGACGAGGCTCCTCGGTGATCGAATGGTATTTTCCCTCCTTTgagatttttgttgttctgtCACAATCAGAATGTTATTAGCCAACACTCAAAGACTCCAGCACGTTATTGTAGCCTAACTATATTCAGCTCAAAGGGCGGTAATAAGATCCTTCGTAGGGAAATGCCAAAACTTGGCATCGAGTGAAACGAAAATTTAGgtttatcaaattttatttttataattgaagGAATATCATAGATGATTTGCGCAGCTTGCCAAATCCATGGGAATTTTCTGCACTATAGGCAAGCTGTATTAGATCTCTAGCCGGGTAACGAGCTGCATACTGTAGCTTATCTGTAACAATAATTCTGAGCTCTAGACTAAGTACTTTCGTTGCACAAACGAGTGTTCAGTCTAGTCCAAACCGGTCTAAAGCATTGGGAAAAGCTCCATCCGAAATCCCCATTGGGGGGCTCTTTGCAGTTGTTGTGTTGCTGCAAACTGATGCGTAGATTAGTGTGCAAAATCGCCCACAGTGCCGCCGTGTGTTCGTCGTAATTCGTTTCGCGATTTGATCCATGTGCTACATAGGACTATGCGCAAGTCTTGATAATAAATCACCAACTATTTGATCCCTTGCCACGATCTATTTCCTTTTACCTCAATTACGTCCAATCGTTTCTCCGATCCTCCTTCCTACCCTTTTTTGTTCCTCCGAACGaagcaaaaagcaaaaagaaaagagaaaaaaagaaaagaaaagaataaaaagagccCGGCCTTTTTGCCGCGATCCGTTGGAGCGACAACGTTGGACGTCTCTAtatatttgtaaataaaaactgaacaagaaaagggAGGCGGAGCGGTAAGTTTGTTGACAATGTCTAGGCTCCGATCCGACTGCTGCCTTTTTATAATGGCGGGGGCCGGGTTTGACGTTTGAGTTCTTGATCTCTTAAAGTACAAGGAAGCGAAGAAGGACAAAAGAGACAAAGATATTGATTGGACCACTTTTTAGAGGTCTCTCAGACTCTAAGAAGCGACGCAATGAAACAAGGATAAAGCGGCCGATCTAAATTCTATACCCAACACTGCATGCGCCGTATACACAGTGACTAGcctcagagagagagagagagaggggcgaGTGTAAAATCTCCAGAGTGCTACGGTGTGCTTCTTATCTTCCACCACCCCCgtcgtttctttctcttttttagggCATTAGATTCTCTTGAACTTGcgggacacacaaaaaagggcgTGATTGAGTCAAtagcgagaagaagaaagacaaaaaaaaaaaaaaagactcaaaAAGAACAAGGAGCGAATATTTGAAACAGGATCTCTCAATGGATCCAGTCTGAATGAGCTGTGTCTGATGGAAAAATCTAATTAGtgcgattttttatttcttttttcttttttactttcgttggcggaaaaagaaatggctttGGCGACGGTAGTTGAAGTTGACAGCAATATTATGCAACCTATAAACAGCAGAGTATATGGGCACGATGAACCGAATACTCCTTTTAgcgaaatgaataaatctatTCATCTTTTTTGCATACTACTACAGAATCTGTCCTCAGCTATTATGGTTTCGCTCACTGCTGAATATAGCTCTTTGACCTTCAATGTACATGTCCATTCATATTGAAACAATAAGGCTTTTTTGGTGACCACACGGTAACCATAGTTTCTCATTGTGCTTTTGAAATGAACGTGTTCAGTTGTCATGGATCCGCCAGAGAGATCTCCACGTTTTGACGTCGGCGTTGGTGAGCTACACAAGTGACGGCCGTTTCAGCGTTCACCATCAGCCAACTAGTGATGATTGGGAGCTCAGAATCTCGACAGTTCAAGCTCGCGACGCCGGGTTCTGTaagcatttttcaattatatgATTGTCAGTTTATGCTCTTCTTCATCACGAATACATCTCGCGTTGCACATGCTGAGCTGAGTGCTTTTATTTCAAGATTATAGAAGAGTAGACTTAGAGATCAATCAGTTCCATCGAACGATGattaaaatatgaataaaataataacgcaaaaatatcttgaatttttaaagaagCGTAAAAGTTTGAAGGAGAAGCGTTCTTCTATTTAGTTGTGTCCCTTTACGTTTTATATTGCAACTTTCTGTTTTCAATCCAGACGAGTGTCAAGTCAACACAGAACCCAAAATCAACTGGCCGGTTCATCTACAAGTTCACAGTAAGTATATAATAGTATATTAGCCTATTCGGATGTCAAAATGTTTCAACTGTATCTGTGGtacgaaagaaaatatttgtttgaatgAGCTACATTCCAAATTGAACCTTATTTATTGTAACCAAAATTGTTGTGTAATAGCTGCTGAGGTAGTGAAGTGCAAATGCAGAATGATCATGTCGTGATAATTTATATACTATACAAAAGTTCATTTTCGGGGTCTTCGTAAAAGTCCAGATTTTGGCGGAATttcaggatttttttaaacaggtaATGTCCTTCTTCAAAAGGTTAAACGGTGTAGCGtgattttttcctatttttttttcaatcacatTGATGAGATGGAGCTTTATCACGATGCCAAAGTTCGTAGTACACTCGCGGGTTTTACGGAAATGGGGCTATCTACTTTGGCTGCTTGTCAAAGTTGTCGTAGATATATATTACATAGCAAGAGTGGCAAAGATCCGAAAGGCAATTAAAAAGAGAGCTTCGTTAGTCTTGCGATGAATTTCCTTGCCGTCTTAGGTGActattccaattttaattCTATCCTATTTATTCTAATgtcttcttatttatttcaaatcaagaaaataaaataattctgtttttattttattttttttattttttattgattaagCAATATGTTGTAAGGTTCAATGGTCAATAAAATATGACGTAATCGATAATATCGATTATTACTATAGATAATTGTTTGAACGATACATTTGAATTATagtttcaagtttcttttcaaattaaatttgttagATAAGCATTACATATTGAGAAGGGGATTTCTTTGCTTTGTTGGTGACTGGCAACCGAAAGCTGTTTTGGTCGTTtgacctttttaaaaaaaatcacttgcAATGACGTTACAATAACATCCACCACAGAGTGCTTCTTTTAtagtctaaaaaaataaaaaaatacggaTTTAGTTATTTTTCGGAATTATTGTTAGCTACCCTTCACGACACACGCAAAACATTCAATAGaaaccgagaaaaagaagcttgtgtaaagaaagaaaatcaatacaGAAGCAACATCTGATTATGCTCTTGAGGGGAAATGGACGTACCAGTTGAGCCGCATgacacaaaatatttaaaaactatGGCCTTTACGTTCTATTTGCCTGCGCTAGCCTCTGCACTACAtgctgtaaaattttttattgataataaCTTTAAATTCTCTTCTCCGGTAAGGGGTTTTCATATATACTTACCCTTTTGCCCTTAACCGCCTTTAGCTATGTGCATAACcgtaaatattaataaatattccttttcttcttaatACAATAAAATAGTAATAGTTTGCTATTAAACCAATACATCTTTTAAAAGCATGTTCTCTTTTGTATTTCATAGCCGGGCAGGCGCAAATAGCTGGCCCGTCCGAGGTGCACGTTCGGCAAGGTAaccatttgtttatttcattttaaatgtaCATGAAGAACTAAAAGAGTCtaaagttccttttttctttttaattatttaaaattgaaggCAGTACATTATCGCTGACTTGTTCGCTGCGGGGAACCATCATTGGGCAAGATTCTAACCTCTCTTGGTATCACGACGACCAACCGGTGTTACTCGAAACGGCTCGAAACTCACTTTCTCTGGCGACTGAACGAagtgaacattttatttcgtcCCGATTTCTTTTGCCTCGCGCCTCAGCTGTCGATGGTGGAAATTACACTTGCCGTCCCTCCGAAGCTTTGCCTGTTTCTGTCCTCGTCCACGTCCTGAGCGgtaagattttaatttttatcaactGAGATCGTGAATAGCAAATATATTTAATGTTGTAATTAAATAGTAATTTGTAATATTCCTGACATGTTTACGTAATTTTgtaaataagagaaaattggaCCCCAATTAGAACTATGATGTTTTGCAATCCCAAAAGAAACGACATTTTTGAGAAAGACTGACATGTCCTTGACACGTCTTTGTAATATGCTATCTATCGATTAGTACGCCCACGCCGACATCAACTCAGAAGTGCAGCTACCTTGTACTTCCGTATTGAGTTCAAACGACATTTCCCAGTCAAGAGGcacacagcaaaaaaaaatactccaTTCAATCTCAAAATAGTTCTACTTTTGCTGGGGGGCAATTTTGAATTGTGTGTAGTTGCAAGCATTTTGGCTTTGACCGAGTCTTTGTTATTAAgatttacagttttttttttttttttttacaaaagacTGCGTGACATCGCAGCAAACGCATCCCAAATGTGAAAGTTGCCAATAGTTAGTCTGCAGGGAACTACTATAGTCAATCGAAGTGGGAACGACAAAGAATTGggcaaagaaaaacacaaacatgGCACGgatcaatacaaaaaagaagcaaTTTCGGTCTCCCATGTGTGTGCTACTTCATGCATGGTTCTACAGGCTAATTTAGGGTGTTGTTGAATGCTGAAAATGAATTCCCCAAGATTGCTTTAGTGCACTCGCTCCGGTGCATCCGCCGATGCGTCAGGCACGGTCCCATTTCTGGGAAAGGAAAACTACCCGTAATatattattcttattttatgaAATGGAATTACGAATTCCagagtcaaacaaaaaagttcttgttttgtgttttttcttcgggTGTCGTTTATACCTGCggattttttaagttaatgATGTCCTATAGTTTAAAATATATGATTTCATAATAATATTaacctttttcctctttttcttttttttttgttatgtctatgttttaaaataaaggatCGGAGACGACCATTATTTTTGGTCACTGCTCTTTCTGGGACATAAAAATCCTGATAGCTACACCATTTTACGACCCGACACTCTTACTTTTCCTgaattccccccccctccaccctCCTTTGTGTGTTTTAGTCCGACCGGCCCAGTAATCGAGAGATGTATAGCTCCCGAATTTAAATGTGTAGAAAATCGATCAGAACTGAGAAATTCATGTCTACGCTGTctatggaaaaaatatttgcgtAATCTCATTTTTCGGCATTCAAGAACGAGAATATATATAGACATTCATAAAATGTAGAAGGCGAGGGGGCTATAAAgcacaataaataaaatgcaactgaaatttaattatctATCTCccggtattttgtttttgtcgtgCAAGCGTTTAACATTTCTGTCTTTTGAAACAAGAGCAAATGTATACTTACTATATAAGTATATATAAACTAACATAGCGTAACGTATTTAGAAATTCTCACAACTTGCTGAACAACACTCTGAATCTGATTAAATAAAGAGTACCGTACCTAGACAATGTACAAAATGTTGACGAcgagttcttttttctctttcttttttaaaataacatttacaggagAACATCCAGCGGCAATGCAACACGGCAACCGCAGCGGCGGAGGTGGTTCCTGCTTACCCAACACGGTGCAGGTCATGTCCATATTATGTCTAACTTATTGGACACTACACTGGCTCGGCAGCATCCAATTTCTCATGACAAGATGATCAGCCCATTACACAGCACCTCACCTCTACCTTTAATTGATTCTGGATGTGTATAGAGCGTCCtaatataaaaagaatggatcacaaaacaaaaccaggcGTAACATATTACA
The sequence above is a segment of the Daphnia pulex isolate KAP4 chromosome 11, ASM2113471v1 genome. Coding sequences within it:
- the LOC124207533 gene encoding uncharacterized protein LOC124207533 gives rise to the protein MLKPSQSEASESRLGFKKVRFVTITFAFTWITLSMAQGKSSISVKVPVTAGIWRGDDGLNPDGSSPAAQQQQQQQPWSSANAMQLPTQLLGPMLQSEWNVDSSVQTVKRMKRRHEPRIVDLPLLTAGKVAAEVSGVDPIAQVVPSSSLAISKPYFEATWPTNVSVVLGQPAVLKCRTRLLGDRMLSWIRQRDLHVLTSALVSYTSDGRFSVHHQPTSDDWELRISTVQARDAGFYECQVNTEPKINWPVHLQVHTGQAQIAGPSEVHVRQGSTLSLTCSLRGTIIGQDSNLSWYHDDQPVLLETARNSLSLATERSEHFISSRFLLPRASAVDGGNYTCRPSEALPVSVLVHVLSGEHPAAMQHGNRSGGGGSCLPNTVQVMSILCLTYWTLHWLGSIQFLMTR